The following proteins are co-located in the Osmia lignaria lignaria isolate PbOS001 chromosome 12, iyOsmLign1, whole genome shotgun sequence genome:
- the LOC117603112 gene encoding uncharacterized protein LOC117603112 has protein sequence MHVKFLFFTNAVFVFANNALWSNHHHQLYADNPQQILHSKNNSKHIMKGNNKLHKLRRDKPVIDHHMKKQEEETILPWNLSKESDRLHFHIQGHEGPQTYIFGFDTGYGKSRQYRLEERHRDGTIKGQYGYYDARGKLRTIRYIAKPFGGYTEIHHESNIRKLIS, from the exons ATGCACGTAAAGTTTCTC TTTTTTACCAATGCAGTTTTCGTATTCGCGAACAATGCCTTGTGGTCCAATCATCATCATCAATTATACGCGGATAATCCACAACAAATATTACATAGTAAAAACAATTCAAAGCATATAATGAAAGGGAACAATAAACTACACAAGTTAAGACGAGATAAACCGGTAATTGATCATCATATGaagaaacaagaagaagaaactataTTACCTTGGAATTTATCCAAAGAAAGTGATAGACTGCATTTTCATATACAGGGTCATGAAGGACCACAAACTTACATTTTTGGATTCGATACTGGATACGG AAAAAGTAGACAGTATAGGCTGGAAGAAAGACATCGGGATGGTACAATAAAAGGACAATATGGTTATTACGATGCAAGGGGTAAATTAAGAACGATTCGATACATTGCTAAACCCTTTGGGGGGTATACGGAAATACACCATGAAAGTAATATAAGAAAGCTAATAAGTTAA
- the LOC117602625 gene encoding gustatory receptor for sugar taste 64f: MSDYDSIAEALTRMRPLNLSEVKSPKILSINVGSSGSNLEFSTLDSLKPKIAKMSGPAVPPTSTFNPETDSLHASMRPIIMLAQCFSLFPVTGVNSPNASHLRFTWRSPKFIYCAISFLGSSMMTIFNVLRITGISSTGILSTKMTNLVFNGTNLIATFLFLKLAMQWPSLMITWDKLEKELSTRHRKLSNTTLSAKFKIITIVVMIVALVEHSFSILHGYIRAKECAQFRGDPDIIGVYFQSQFPQIFSRISYSLWKGILIDIINILSTFSWNFVDLFLILISIALADQFRQLNSRLYSIRGKCHFIVKAMPEWWWAEARSDYNRLANLTRQLDSHISMMVLLSFATDLYFICIQLLFSFNPMRGIIEKIYFGFSFGFLLARTMVVSLCAASIHDESLLPAPILYSVSGSSFSTEVMRFLSQVTTDSICLTGMKFFSVTRSLVLTVAGTIVTYELVLVQFNSVQQNDTMNSTKVCEVK, translated from the exons ATGTCGGATTACGATAGTATAGCAGAAGCATTAACCAGAATGCGGCCTTTAAATTTGTCGGAGGTGAAAAGTCCGAAGATATTATCAATCAATGTCGG atCGTCCGGAAGTAACTTGGAGTTTAGTACATTGGACAGTTTGAAACCGAAAATTGCCAAAA tgTCCGGACCAGCAGTACCTCCTACCAGTACTTTCAATCCAGAAACTGACAGTTTGCATGCATCCATGAGGCCTATAATTATGTTGGCCCAGTGCTTTTCCTTGTTTCCGGTGACTGGCGTTAATTCTCCTAATGCATCACATCTcag gtTCACTTGGCGTAGTCCGAAATTCATATACTGTGCAATTTCATTTCTTGGTTCGTCGATGATGACAATTTTCAATGTTCTGAGGATAACAGGAATAAGTTCAACAGGAATACTTTCAACAAAAATGA CTAACTTAGTTTTCAATGGAACCAACTTGATTGcgacctttctttttttaaaacttgCCATGCAATGGCCTTCTTTAATGATAACTTGGGATAAACTTGAAAAGGAACTGTCAACAAGACATAGGAAACTTTCCAATACAACTTTGTCCGCGAAATTCAAAATCATAACTATAGTCGTGATGATAGTTGCCTTAG TGGAGCATAGTTTCTCAATCCTGCATGGTTACATAAGGGCCAAAGAATGCGCTCAATTTCGTGGAGATCCAGATATTATTGGCGTTTATTTCCAGTCTCAATTCCCTCAA ATATTTTCACGAATTTCATATAGCTTATGGAAAGGTATACTGATTgatataattaacattttgagTACATTCTCATGGAACTTCGTCGATTTGTTTCTAATTCTCATCAGTATAGCTTTAGCAGATCAATTTCGTCAATTAAATAGTCGGTTATATTCCATAAGAGGAAAG TGTCATTTCATTGTTAAGGCGATGCCGGAATGGTGGTGGGCTGAAGCAAGAAGTGATTATAACCGCTTGGCAAACTTGACGAGACAATTGGATTCCCATATCTCGATGATGGTTCTTTTATCTTTCGCCACCGATCTTTATTTCATTTGTATACAGCTGCTTTTCTCTTTCAA TCCTATGCGAGGTATCATTGAGAAAATTTACTTTGGCTTCTCTTTTGGATTCCTATTGGCGAGGACGATGGTGGTTTCATTGTGTGCCGCGTCAATTCACGACGAATCCTTGCTTCCGGCTCCAATTTTATACAGCGTTTCCGGTAGCAGCTTCTCGACAGAA GTGATGAGATTCCTTTCCCAAGTGACAACAGACAGCATTTGTTTGACTGGGATGAAGTTCTTCTCAGTGACCAGAAGTCTAGTGTTAACT GTCGCAGGAACTATAGTTACCTACGAATTAGTTCTTGTCCAGTTCAATTCCGTCCAGCAAAATGACACAATGAACAGCACGAAAGTGTGTGAGGTGAAGTAG
- the LOC117602799 gene encoding uncharacterized protein LOC117602799 isoform X1 encodes MLTSKRSGSVSPEEVDNGSDTRVSAADGNGSVTSNACRNDSLPEEFLSSRRIGRRNALTYAESGMVDLPDRFEELSVETDEPSTEGRNSSTPGTSKQQH; translated from the exons ATGCTAACGTCAAAACGATCGGGATCAGTCAGTCCCGAGGAGGTTGACAATGGATCTGATACAAGGGTTTCTGCCGCCGACGGAAATGGTTCAGTAACGTCAAACGCGTGTCGAAACGATTCTTTACCAGAGGAATTTTTGTCAAGCAGAAGAATTGGACGAAGAAATGCTTTAACTTATGCCGAAAGTGGAATGGTAGATCTACCAGACCGCTTCGAGGAGCTTTCTGTGGAAACAG ATGAGCCTAGTACTGAGGGACGAAATTCAAGCACACCGGGTACATCGAAACAGCAACATTGA
- the LOC117602628 gene encoding gustatory receptor for sugar taste 64f — protein MLKSKSVSNEAINRILSKRIWPTFIYENNDYRPEELRPKIMINLSSGRLRRERNYSKNINITESFHCAIGPVLRIAQIFGVFPVSGIRSSSPSKLKFKPFSFLVIYATFVGIMIFFAVIISVIHMIKMINSESFQRDGGIAAATIGAVFYGNSLLGTILFFWLSFHWRSLQCEWRAMEKYIDSNSTEIPHLRWKFVLISSAIILLALIEHVLSVVNNVAEYEWGSSNSTFRNFLELYSLRSHSFIFDTLEYNFTLGLFIFVVSKTATFVWNFTDLFIILVATGLAERYKSLNKRLAITVTKCRTRFDWHELREDYAALSSVVKKVDQHVSPIILLSFANNLYFICLQLLYGISANDDNILGTIYFFGSFAFLIGRACAVTLLTARIHDQSRKALPFLYSCSASTYNIETQRLQYQLATDDVTLTGLRFFSITRNFMLAIVGAITTYEVVLLQFMGKVK, from the exons ATGTTAAAATCGAAAAGTGTCTCGAACGAAGCTATTAATAGGATTCTAAGTAAAAGAATTTGGCCtacttttatttatgaaaataatgattACCGCCCTGAAGAATTACGACCGAAAATTATGATCAACTTATCTTCTGGAAGACTTCGACGTGAAcgaaattattctaaaaatattaac ATCACAGAAAGTTTCCACTGTGCAATTGGACCTGTTTTACGTATCGCTCAAATATTCGGTGTATTTCCGGTATCCGGAATTCGATCGTCATCACCTTCGAAACTGAAATTTAAGCCATTTTCGTTTTTAGTCATCTATGCAACTTTCGTCGgtataatgatatttttcgcaGTGATCATATCGGTGATCCatatgattaaaatgataaattctGAATCGTTTCAGAGAGACG GTGGGATAGCAGCAGCAACAATTGGTGCAGTATTCTATGGGAACAGTCTGCTGGGCACGATTTTATTTTTCTGGCTCTCATTCCATTGGAGATCTCTCCAATGCGAATGGAGGGCTATGGAAAAATATATAGACAG TAATTCGACGGAAATCCCACATCTTCGATGGAAATTCGTCTTGATAAGTTCCGCGATTATACTGTTAGCTCTCATCGAACATGTTCTAAGTGTTGTGAACAATGTCGCAGAGTACGAATGGGGCAGTTCGAATTCGACATTTCGTAACTTCTTGGAACTGTACAGCTTACGATCgcattcgtttatttttgacacac TGGAGTACAATTTTACCCTTGGCTTATTTATCTTCGTTGTCAGCAAGACAGCAACTTTTGTATGGAATTTTACAGATCTCTTTATTATACTG gttGCCACTGGTTTAGCCGAAAGATACAAATCATTGAATAAAAGACTGGCAATTACAGTGACGAAATGTCGAACTAGATTCGACTGGCATGAACTTCGCGAAGATTATGCAGCATTGAGTTCTGTTGTAAAGAAAGTGGATCAACATGTTTCACctattattcttttatcttttgcgaataatctttattttatttgtctGCAACTACTGTACGGTATATC AGCAAACGATGACAACATTCTCGGTACAATTTACTTTTTTGGTTCCTTTGCATTTCTTATTGGTCGTGCATGTGCTGTTACTTTACTTACTGCTAGAATACACGACCAAAGCAGGAAGGCATTACCTTTCTTGTATAGTTGTTCAGCGTCAACTTACAACATCGAG acTCAGAGACTGCAATATCAACTCGCCACAGACGATGTAACTCTGACAGGATTACGTTTCTTCTCAATTACAAGGAACTTCATGCTTGCA ATAGTTGGTGCAATTACCACTTACGAAGTTGTACTTCTCCAGTTTATGGGCAAAGTTAAATAG
- the LOC117602799 gene encoding uncharacterized protein LOC117602799 isoform X2 gives MLTSKRSGSVSPEEVDNGSDTRVSAADGNGSVTSNACRNDSLPEEFLSSRRIGRRNALTYAESGMVDLPDRFEELSVETVQVSQPERG, from the exons ATGCTAACGTCAAAACGATCGGGATCAGTCAGTCCCGAGGAGGTTGACAATGGATCTGATACAAGGGTTTCTGCCGCCGACGGAAATGGTTCAGTAACGTCAAACGCGTGTCGAAACGATTCTTTACCAGAGGAATTTTTGTCAAGCAGAAGAATTGGACGAAGAAATGCTTTAACTTATGCCGAAAGTGGAATGGTAGATCTACCAGACCGCTTCGAGGAGCTTTCTGTGGAAACAG TTCAAGTCTCACAACCAGAACGGGGATGA
- the mRpS14 gene encoding mitochondrial ribosomal protein S14, giving the protein MAATVRNGLSAFSNFLSKNTLTTCNFQQVRDLWIGRWMTRDVKRRRLARDYAPERLRLVAMKRNNILPPEIKELVNKQIDETIPRQTALRQLTPRCAVTSRPRGVVKNWRLSRIVFRHLADYNKLAGVQRAMW; this is encoded by the exons ATGGCTGCTACTGTAAGAAACGGTTTGTCGGCATTCTCCAATTTCCTTTCAAAAAACACTTTAACAACATGTAAT TTTCAGCAAGTACGTGATCTTTGGATTGGTCGGTGGATGACCCGTGATGTTAAACGTAGAAGATTAGCGAGAGATTATGCACCTGAAAGATTGCGATTGGTGGcaatgaaaagaaataatatcttACCACCTGAAATAAAG GAACTTGTTAACAAACAAATAGATGAGACAATTCCCCGCCAAACTGCATTAAGACAATTAACACCACGTTGTGCAGTAACTTCACGTCCACGTGGTGTTGTTAAGAATTGGAGATTGTCAAGAATTGTGTTCCGTCATTTAGCTGATTATAATAAGTTGGCTGGTGTACAGCGCGCAATGTGGTAA
- the Obp59a gene encoding odorant-binding protein 59a — protein MIHNQCHHLFVLISFIYSSKKEHTFINRKLTLQNVSSMKLFGPLILTYIVLLFFDEGISLKCRSGNQQVDARYQKVLMICKKRYTDSNTDNSEDSASENNSSESGSNSNENVYDKNYFDTKDGRSYNQSTNTQRYRNSNRNSDMNTSDRSVNGNIRHFQNMKNIRKSNNQNSWNSRDSQNKNNYRNGEMNNGDMKFDNNTGQDQACIMQCFFNELNVVDQKGFPERDMVIPLMSQNIQDPELKDFVEESVTECFHYLQSNKREKCEFSQNLLTCLAEKGQQKCEDWEN, from the exons ATGATACACAATCAATGTCATCATCTTTTTGTGTTAATTTCCTTTATATATTCGAGCAAAAAGGAGCATACGTTCATTAATCGTAAGTTAACTCTACAAAACGTTAGCAGCATGAAACTTTTCGGACCGCTAATTTTAACATACATTGTTCTACTTTTCTTTGACGAAGGAATA TCTTTGAAGTGTCGTTCTGGGAATCAACAAGTGGACGCACGATATCAAAAAGTGTTGATGATTTGTAAAAAGAGATACACTGATTCGAATACAGACAATTCGGAAGATTCTGCTTCGGAGAATAACAGTTCAGAAAGCGGCTCAAATTCTAATGAGAATGtttatgataaaaattattttgatacaaAGGACGGCAGGTCTTACAATCAGTCCACAAATACTCAAAGATATAG AAATTCTAATAGAAACAGCGATATGAATACTTCTGATCGTTCAGTAAATGGAAATATCAGACATTTTCAAAACATGAAAAATATTCGTAAATCAAATAATCAAAATTCATGGAATTCCAGAGAttcacaaaataaaaataactatcGTAATGGAGAAATGAATAACGGAGACATGAAGTTTGATAATAATACCGGTCAAGATCAAGCT TGTATCATGCAGTGCTTCTTCAATGAATTGAATGTT GTGGATCAGAAAGGATTTCCAGAAAGGGATATGGTAATTCCATTAATGAGCCAGAATATTCAAGATCCAGAATTGAAAGACTTTGTTGAAGAATCAGTCACAGAATGCTTTCATTACCTACAATCAAACAAGAGAGAGAAGTGTGAATTTTCGCAGAACCTTTTAACATGTCTGGCTGAAAAAGGGCAACAA aaatgtgAAGATtgggaaaattaa
- the Ist1 gene encoding increased sodium tolerance 1-like protein has protein sequence MFSSGPNYTKLKTHLRLAINRLKLLEKKKTELAQKARKEIADYIAAGKIERAKIRVEHIIREDYMVEAMELLEMYCDLLLARFGLIQQMKNLDEGLAEAISTIIWAAPRIQTDVQEIKVIADILTSKYGKQYTDACREEAVQTVSEKLKHKMSVQSPSKVLVEKYLIEIAKNYNVEYEPDPQVMSEGQDALLIDVGGETRNNLDTASGGGMPQPVGFIGFPQPPLLPNPTSNLINSEKGPIGFVSPSVPIENKDQNVPYNPTNVSYNIPWDNSNSNKPENDLPPPYGSFPPDLNKQSEQKPKPQPRSKMPMNDFQLPDLPAVPTETDLPPNNPSTSEDIDFDDLMKRFEDLKKRK, from the exons ATGTTTTCGAGTGGGCCGAATTATACTAAACTAAAGACGCATTTGCGTCTTGCGATAAATCGGTTAAAATTactcgagaaaaagaaaactgaACTTGCTCAGAAAGCAAGGAAAGAAATAGCTGATTATATCGCCGCTGGAAAAATTGAGAGAGCAAAGATACGAGTTGAACACATCATTAGAGAAGATTACATGGTCGAGGCTATGGAATTGCTCGAAATGTATTGCGATCTCTTGTTGGCGCGTTTCGGACTCATTCAACAAATGAA AAATTTAGATGAAGGATTAGCAGAAGCTATTTCTACAATAATCTGGGCTGCTCCCAGAATTCAGACCGATGTTCAAGAAATTAAAGTAATTGCTGATATCTTAACATCTAAGTATGGTAAGCAATACACAGATGCTTGTAGAGAGGAAGCGGTACAAACTGTTTCTGAAAAATTGAAGCACAAAATGAGTGTACAATCACCATCTAAAGTTCTCGTAGAGAAGTATCTTATAGAGATTGCAAAGAATTATAATGTTGAATATGAGCCAGATCCACAG GTAATGTCAGAAGGCCAAGATGCTCTTCTGATTGATGTTGGAGGTGAAACTAGAAATAATTTAGATACAGCTTCTGGCGGTGGTATGCCACAACCAGTTGGGTTTATTGGATTTCCCCAACCTCCACTGCTACCTAATCCTACATCAAacttaatt aATTCAGAAAAAGGACCTATAGGATTTGTATCTCCATCAGTACCTATAGAAAATAAAGATCAAAATGTTCCTTATAATCCAACTAATGTTTCTTATAATATTCCTTGGGATAACTCTAACAGCAATAAACCt GAAAATGATTTGCCTCCACCCTATGGATCATTTCCACCTGACTTAAACAAACAG TCTGAGCAGAAACCGAAACCACAACCACGATCAAAAATGCCGATGAATGATTTTCAGCTTCCAGATCTACCAGCTGTGCCGACCGAGACTGATTTACCACCAAACAATCCATCTACCAGCGAAGATATTGATTTCGATGATTTAATGAAACGATTTGAagatttaaagaaaagaaaatag